CAACAGCGTAATAGCATCACGGGTTGCCGCATCGATGGTGTACGAAAAACGTGCGGCAAAACGAACCGCTCGAAGCATTCTGAGATAATCCTCAGCAAAGCGTTCTTTGGCATCCCCAATCGTGGAGATACGCTGTTTCTCTAGATCCTTTTGTCCTCCGATATAATCATGGATCTCATCTGTCAAAGGGTCGTAGTACATTCCATTTATTGTAAAGTCACGACGACGGGCATCTTCCTGTGGGGTTGAAAAATAGACGTGGTCGGGATGTCTTCCATCGCTATAGGAAGAATCGCGGCGAAAGGTCGCAACCTCGAAGGATGTTTTCCCACACAAAACGAGCATCACCCCAAAGCTCTCACCCACGGGGACAACCCGTTTGAATACCGCACGAACTTGATCAGGGCGAGCAGAGGTCGCAATATCAATATCGTTGAATTCTCTCTGCCCTCTGAGCATGTCGCGTACACACCCTCCAGCAAAATACGCAATGTAGCCACAATTCTGCAACGTAGCCACAATCTCTTTTGCCATGGTATATTGATTATTTTCTCTCATCATGCATCTTTTTGTTATATTTTTGTATATATTACAACACAGCAACAGGACATGAAAAATAGTTTATTTCATACTGCGAAAGGATTACTTATGAAAAAGTTGTTACCTCTTCTCCTTATGGCACTGGCCTTGCTTGCGGCATGCGGGCAATCCCTCGAAAGAAAGGGAGATAATTTTCTAAAACAAGCAGAAAATGCAGATTCTGAAGCTCGGCGACAGATTCTTGAGAAAAACGCCTTTGATAGCTATCGTCAAGCGCTACAAAATGCGGGGGAAGATGCCTCTCCAGAACTGGTAAATAAGTTTGTCTATGCAACAATAATCCGACTCAATAACTTAAAAGGAAGTGCCGGCATTACCCACAACATCATGACGCCCCTGCGTGGCATGGTTGATGACCGAATTGATGCGGACTATATTGAAAGTCGTCTTCGTGATAAGTATGCCCTGTTTCTTGTGGAGTATGCTGATACACTCAACGAACGAAATAATCTCAGTAAATCCTTTATTCACCTCAATCGTGCCATGGATATCGCAGCAGATCAAAACATCGTTCAAAGCAGATACGATGAGCTGAAGGGCGGGTATATTGATATTCAACTTGAAAAAGCCAAAAAGTACTTTGCTGAAGCAACAGAAGAAAGTGAGCCGAATATAGAAACGTTGCTCAAGGCAGACTATGCTGTACAGGTTGTACTACAACTGGACGAAGAGAATGAAACAGCACGTGATATGGATGCCCAAATAACCCCCATGATGCTTGATACATACCGGGCTTATCAACGGGTATATCCTCATCCGGTTCGTGCAGGCCTTGATACCACTATCTATCGAGCCATTGAAAATGAACCCATATTCATAGCTATTAAAGAACAAAATCGACGTGGAAACACTCTTACCCTCGAAGGGCTTATATTCCATAGCGAAGCTGGGTTTAAACTTGCACGACTTCAAGACCGCTTTTTCACTCTGCATCTTGAAGATGGAGAAACACTCTCTCCCAGCGATAGCGAGTTTTCCAGCCGCACCCTTGAGATACAAAGTGAAGAGGAGTTTTCTCTCACCTTCAACGGAGTAACAGCTGACCCGGTTAAACTCACCTATGCCTGTGAGGAAGACCTCGCAAAGAGCACGAAACGACTCAAGTAATACGGAAAACGGGCATGCCACCTCCCTTAAAAGCATGCCCGTTCTTTTTTCATCATGCCGCAACAATCATTGCCCCACACGAAGCATCAATAACGTATCATTTTATGAATCTGTTGGGGGCACTCTTTCTCTCTCGGTCTTTACAGAGAGAAAGGGGAAGAATGTTTTTACCGCACAGGGGTGAACACTCATCCCCAATTCGGACAAAAAAACCTCTGAGAGGTGATAAAACATGCTAAAGATATCTAAGGTTTCCCATACACAAGAGATCGAAGACGTGTGATATTGGCTCGTCAGATCTGGACAGACCAATATGTCCCCATAGTTGGGCAGCAACAAGTTGACTACATGCTTGAAACCTATCAAAATAAGAAAGATCTCATCACCCAACTCCAAGAGGGGTATGAATACTACACCATTGCACGCGACGAAAGACTTGTGGGATATATGGCCCTTGTTCCCAAGGAACACATGCTGTTGCTCAGCAAAATATATGTCGCACGCAGTGAACGTGGCCACGGCCTTGGACAGAAGATGCTTGCCTTTGCAGAACATATTTGTCAAGAACGTGGCATAAAAACCATCTATTTACGAGTAAATAAAAACAACACGCACTCCATAGCATGGTATCGCCACAGTGGGTTTGAGAAAGGGAGATCTCTGATACAGAACATAGGCAACGGTTTTTTTATGGATGACTATGAAATGGAAAAATCCATTGCTGACTGCTCACAGTCACACCATATTTTTAAAACGTAAGAGCGGTATCCCTATTTGTGGCGCTCCAAATAATTTGACCACTGCCAGATATTTAAAAGAGACATTCTACAAAAACCTTTGCCCGTATACTTACGCAAGATTGCAATAAAGCAAGCATGCTCCAGATAGAAGTATGCTCGCATGAGTAAGTGGAAGCCAAGGGCGACTTTTAAACTCTTTAAGGTTGCACGAGTATCACCCGAGCTCCTGAGAAAAATCGTCCCTGCCCATCATCTATTTCCACAGCAGCCAAATACATGCGTTGCTGCAGAGCTACTTCTGAGAGAGAAATACTATTATGGCCACGCCGCATTTTCGATGCAACCTGTTGCGTGTGTACCTGCTCGCCCTGCAAAGTATACAGACGGAGCGTAGGGGTTCCGGAAAAGGGAAGTCTAAAATAGACTTTCTGCACACTGGGTCGATACTGTAAGGCAATATCCGGATGAGCCGAGACAGTGCCAGATCTATCTGACACGACCTCATAGGCTTCCATGAGAGAGTATCTACGAACATTATTTACGGAAAAATGAACTGTAGTATCTTCAAGAAACACTGCCTGCAGTATCTTTTCGGAGAGGGATGACGTATCATGGGCATTCTCGCCAAAGGGGACACTCCGCACGACCGGTTCCGTAAGGGGAATACCATGTAACGTTATCTGAGCGTTTCTTTGTGACAATAACTTTGCAGAAACCGAGTCAATTTCTGCATAAAAAAGGCCCTCTTTCTCATCAGTGACAATGGACAGTGCCGATGATATAGTACGAAGAGCCCCTAGATGGTCTATCACATTACATCCCGGTGGAATACAAATACGCCCCACATCTCTGCGAATAAAACAAAGGGTATCTTCTATCGCATATAAGTTATCAAAGGTGGAGAGAGGCGGATACATACAAAGAGAATCCCCTGGGACTGCAACTCCCGTAATCGCCATGCCGTAATCACTTCCTGCTTCCATGAGAGATGAATCAATAAGAGGAAACGGCCCTACTACATACTCCGATCCCACACGAATTCGCAACCCCATCACTCCCATGGTATCAGGATATACAAGGGTTCCCGAGATATCAAAGCAGTGTTTATCACGCCGCTCAATAAAAATATCATCAAGAAAATGGGAAGAAACATACTCCTTGCCACAATCAGAAAGAAACAATACAGGCTCAAGGGACAGAGGGTTATCCTTGGGTAGGGACGAAAACTCCTTGCTTGTCACAGATACAGAAAGGATATCTCCATCAAAATATACCTTATCCTGATTATCATCCAGAAAGGTAACCTGCATTTCATGGGCAACAACACCAAAAGAAAGAATGAACAGCATGCAGCATGTGAATGTACCATACAAACATAGAACCTACCTTTAAAATGTGTCATGTTCCTAGAGTATATCTCTCAAACATACTCGTGCAAGTTTTTTTTCATAAATGTGGGTTATTTTGAAAAAAACCATCTAGAAACCATCACTCACAAAACAGAAGAGCATGCATGAAAACAACGCAAAGACACGCTAATAGTCAACCCCTTTACGTGCGGAAATACCCCTGGAAAAATAGTGCTTTTCGCACTCCATAGAGGTGACTACAGCGGCCATTTCACGAAGAAATGAGGGGGCTGAGCGACCGGTGCAAATGATATCATCTACAGATGAAAGATCATGAAGAAACTGCAAAAAGGAGGATTGTGTGAGAAGGTTGAGAGAGAAGAGATGGTGAATTTCATCAAGAACAAGAAGCCCAAAGGGATCGGTGGCTTGTTGAATCGTTTGAGAAATTTCGTATAAGCCCTGGTTCACTAACTGCTCGTCTTTTTCTGTTACACTCCGTACAAAGGAAGCCTGTCCATACTGACGATAGGTCATTCTTTCTGAGAGCGTTGAACACAGGCGAGACTCACCACACTCCTGCCCCTTAAGAAACGATGCAAAAAACACCCGTCCACCATGCCCCAGATAACGCAAGGAAACACCAAGAGCTGCCGTGGTTTTCCCCTTTCCGTTTCCCGTGTAGACATGAATATAAGGGTGCCTATTTATCATGATCAATATGTACCATGGGAATCGTTTTTTCAAAACGGAAATTATGAGGAATTGCAATGCCTAATTGCGCTTCTATCCCAGACAAAACACCCAGATACTCTTTTACCACACGGTAGTCCCAGAGACAATTAAGAAAGAGAAACCGAATTGTGCGCTTTACTTCCTCCCGTGATATTTTTACTTTCCTGTCTGGATTAAAAAGATCATCACTCTGGACTGCAGCGGCAAGTGTTTTTATGGCAAAAAGAACGGGCATCATACAAAATATTCGTATGCGCGGTTCTCCCTTGGGAATTAAAATAGAATATTCCATGGCGCGGTTGAGGTCTCTCAAGGCCTTTTGAATAAGCTTTTCCATAATTTTAAATGCAGTATCACGGTTTTCTGTGAGGTGAATTTCATGGAGAGAAATATTATACCGACGTGCAAGATCTCGTGGGATAAAACTCACTCCACGGGATAAATCGCCCATGGCGTCCTTAATAATATTGGTGAGTTGCAAAGCTCGACCGAAATCTGAATTATACCCCCGCATTCGTTCATACACGTCTTGCTGTATCCATGGAGAGTAGTACTGAAAAAGCCGGGTAAGCATGTTTCCCACCGTACCGGCCACATAGTAACAATAGGCATCTAATTCTTCCTCTGTTTCCGTTCCTACGGTGCCCCGTTCATCTTGGGTACGCACCGTATCTTTCATTCCAGAAATCATTTCCACCACCGTGTCTGTCATTATCTGTTGCACGTCCTTGGGAAGAATAGAAAAACGCGTAATCACCGGTGAAATATAGGTGGCAAGAAATTCTTCATTATCCGCAAGGGAAAAGGCATTGTGCGTAATTTCAAAAAGGGCCTTTTGATTCCTTTCCCGTTTCTCAGGATACTGAAACAACTCCTTGTACAATTGAAGTGCCTCCAATTTTTTTTCCACAGAAAGATACACCGTATCTTCGTAGGTATCAGCAATCCTACAGATAAGATATCCAATTAAGACAGGTTCACGAAAGGGCTGACCAAGAGAACGGATTGTTAAAGCATAGGTTCGCGATACCTTATGAAGAATAACCCGACAGAATATTTTTTCATTTATGCTACGGCCTTCAACAAGGGATTTTTTAAATCGGTCAAGTTGTCGTTCTATTTTCATTATGGGGTCCTTTCCATACGTTCACGCCAACGTTGCATAGATTCTCGAGGCTGAAACCTCGGTGGCTCACTCTGACGTAGATACAAGGTGTCACTATCATATTCGGGAAACCGTTCTAAAATATGGCGCATCTCTTGAATTACCTTAGGGAGATCATGTACTCCCCTTTGCTCTCGGGCAATGCGCACATACCGATCACCATATTCAACTGCAGTTTCATACTCATGAAGGGTATATAAATAAAGCCAGAACAGATTTTTTATCACGGCAGGATCATCGGGGTAACGCTGCTCTGCTTCCTGTAAGACAGCACGTGCCCGTTCATTTTTTCCCATACGGGAAAGGAGCACACCGTAGTTTACTAAGCCTTGGTAATGGGACGTGTTGCGGCGCAGAAGGCGCTCGTAATATACACGGGAGGAATCAAACATCCCTCGTTCCATAAAGATCACTCCTAAATAGAGTAAGGCCGACTCAGCGGTTTCATCAACCTCAGCGGCACGCTGTAAGGCCTGTATCCCTTCTAAGAGAAGCGGAGAAGAGAACCAGTCATCCAGATCTTCCGCATAGGTACGCCATGAATCTTCTTCATAGGCTTGCCATGTAGCTAAATATGCGGCTTTTCCAAACAGCAGAAGATTTTCAGCACTCCCCCGCTCTTGCGATGGCAAGGTTTCAAGTCGGGATATTACGTGCTTAGGACGTCCTCGCTCAAGAAGGGATTCAAGATCTTTCCCTCCCCGTGCAAAGAAACCAATCCCGTCACCATACTGAAAAACAAACAATAAAAAAGCAACCACGGCTGAGCCGAGAACAACTGCCGCAAAGACTTTTATCAAGAAGGTGTTATTCTGCTCCTTCGGCATCGGTCACAGCCTCCACCTCATTTGCATCTCCAAAGAGTATTCGGTTGACCCCCGGCAGATATACCCTATTTGTTCCCACAGAACTTTTTCCATAGAGTTGTGTCGTATAGGGAAGATACCCGCGCAACTCCTGTGATTGATCCGTATCATACAGCAGACTAACCCCAATCCACGAACGTCCCTTCCGATGAATAATATCATCAGTATGCACAATCAACTCGTCTATTTGACCAAGGTCAACTGTTCCTGTTCCCTCACGAGTAAGAAACAAGAGATCCGGAGCCAACATACGCAGGGACAGCCCTCCTTCACGCGTAGACAGTCGTTGGTATGCAGTGGGGGTATCATCCAAATCGTACACCCGCGCAGCGGGAACGCAGCCAGAAAAGAAAAAAAGAAAAGAAAGAAGCAACACCTTAGTCAAGGGATGAGATCCCGTGATCAGCAGCAAATGCTTCGTCTGTTTCGTAGATAGGGATAAGTTTATCAAGGCTGTTATCCTTAAGTACTTGCAGAACATCATTGTCCTCTGCTACAATATAGACACCGCCGCCATGTTCAGTGACATCGGTTAAGCACCCGATAAAGAGGTCAATACCATCGAGGTCAATCTTTTCAACCTTTTCCAGGTTAAAGACAAAGCGATGGTGCCCGGCATCAATATGATCACTGATAGACTCATCAAGAATTTCTAAATAGGCTTTCTTGGTAATATCCCCAACCACATGTATCACGAGATATTCTCCGCGCTCTTCTACCTCATACTTCACAATAGCCTCCTTCATTGATCCTTATCAAGAGATATTTCTCGTTCAAAAAAAAGTGTAATGTGCTCTAGGGAGGTTTCCACTATGGCAGACTCTAAAACCCACCCTGCACGAATAAACCGTGCGGTCACTTGTTCAATCTCATTAAATATATCTTTTGCATCACGTGAGAACCCGACTTTTATATAATATTCACGGGACTCTCGCATGGGCATGCTCCTTTCAACATGAGGGCAGAAAAAAACACCCTCTTTGCCTGCTCGCCACCTTAGTTCGACGCATCCTTTTTTCGTAAGCGAGCAGCAAAAATCCCATCCATACCATGGGTGTATGGAGTGATAGAAAGATACCCCTTGCTCGTGCAGTACTGAGAATCTACATAGGGGTGCGCACGCTCAAGAGTAAAGTCATGGTGTTCTTGTAAAAAAGCTTCGATCACCCCTGTATTTTCTTCGTCCTCAAGAGAACAGGTGGAATACACCAAGATTCCTCCTGGAGCAAGCGAAGCTGCTGCTGTGGCAAGAATCTTTTTTTGTCTTTCTGCCATGGTATAGATATCATCAACCCCTTTAAAAAAGCGGCCATCGGGATAGCGATGCATCACCCCTGTTCCACTGCAGGGGGCATCCACAAGAATTTTGTTAAACAGCCGAGATACTCCGCCCACAGACGCGTCAAGGGCAATACTGGAAACCTGCCTTTGTCGAAGTCGTTTTGTATTCTCACGCAACAGTTCAAGCCGCTTCCATTGCAAATCTCCTGCGTACACATGGCCTGTCTCACCGCAGAGGTCTGCCATAAGAGTTGTTTTCCCTCCCGGAGCAGCACACATATCATAAATACGATCTCCTTCGGCAATATCAAGCAGAGCAACCACCCAGCCCGAAGAGGGGGCCTGCACTGTACAATGCCCTCCCAGAAAAACATCCAGCTCTATGGGCCGTACGCCTGGCTTTAAGCGGTAGTATAAGTTTTTATATCCTTGCCCACGCGATGTAGCTGCAACTGATGCTATCTCCGTACGAA
The sequence above is a segment of the Chitinivibrio alkaliphilus ACht1 genome. Coding sequences within it:
- a CDS encoding GNAT family N-acetyltransferase is translated as MARQIWTDQYVPIVGQQQVDYMLETYQNKKDLITQLQEGYEYYTIARDERLVGYMALVPKEHMLLLSKIYVARSERGHGLGQKMLAFAEHICQERGIKTIYLRVNKNNTHSIAWYRHSGFEKGRSLIQNIGNGFFMDDYEMEKSIADCSQSHHIFKT
- a CDS encoding cob(I)yrinic acid a,c-diamide adenosyltransferase, translating into MINRHPYIHVYTGNGKGKTTAALGVSLRYLGHGGRVFFASFLKGQECGESRLCSTLSERMTYRQYGQASFVRSVTEKDEQLVNQGLYEISQTIQQATDPFGLLVLDEIHHLFSLNLLTQSSFLQFLHDLSSVDDIICTGRSAPSFLREMAAVVTSMECEKHYFSRGISARKGVDY
- a CDS encoding squalene/phytoene synthase family protein, with amino-acid sequence MKIERQLDRFKKSLVEGRSINEKIFCRVILHKVSRTYALTIRSLGQPFREPVLIGYLICRIADTYEDTVYLSVEKKLEALQLYKELFQYPEKRERNQKALFEITHNAFSLADNEEFLATYISPVITRFSILPKDVQQIMTDTVVEMISGMKDTVRTQDERGTVGTETEEELDAYCYYVAGTVGNMLTRLFQYYSPWIQQDVYERMRGYNSDFGRALQLTNIIKDAMGDLSRGVSFIPRDLARRYNISLHEIHLTENRDTAFKIMEKLIQKALRDLNRAMEYSILIPKGEPRIRIFCMMPVLFAIKTLAAAVQSDDLFNPDRKVKISREEVKRTIRFLFLNCLWDYRVVKEYLGVLSGIEAQLGIAIPHNFRFEKTIPMVHIDHDK
- a CDS encoding tetratricopeptide repeat protein, which encodes MIKVFAAVVLGSAVVAFLLFVFQYGDGIGFFARGGKDLESLLERGRPKHVISRLETLPSQERGSAENLLLFGKAAYLATWQAYEEDSWRTYAEDLDDWFSSPLLLEGIQALQRAAEVDETAESALLYLGVIFMERGMFDSSRVYYERLLRRNTSHYQGLVNYGVLLSRMGKNERARAVLQEAEQRYPDDPAVIKNLFWLYLYTLHEYETAVEYGDRYVRIAREQRGVHDLPKVIQEMRHILERFPEYDSDTLYLRQSEPPRFQPRESMQRWRERMERTP
- a CDS encoding STAS domain-containing protein, producing the protein MKYEVEERGEYLVIHVVGDITKKAYLEILDESISDHIDAGHHRFVFNLEKVEKIDLDGIDLFIGCLTDVTEHGGGVYIVAEDNDVLQVLKDNSLDKLIPIYETDEAFAADHGISSLD
- the rsmB gene encoding 16S rRNA (cytosine(967)-C(5))-methyltransferase RsmB, which codes for MKQRSKQTLDARRAAFRILEHFFLEKKELEKAVNAVFSQTHLSEKDTRLAYEIVQGTLRRQQYLDQIIFRYLHAKFKNEEKVLIILRIALYQMLFLDRVPNYSAVDEAVKMTKTICSFGLSRVVNGVLRNIEKDKKDRLADVEKDMSPLERLSVKYSHPVELVQRWEARLGRPKTVKLLKFNARKPDIFVRRTMALTAEATFRTEIASVAATSRGQGYKNLYYRLKPGVRPIELDVFLGGHCTVQAPSSGWVVALLDIAEGDRIYDMCAAPGGKTTLMADLCGETGHVYAGDLQWKRLELLRENTKRLRQRQVSSIALDASVGGVSRLFNKILVDAPCSGTGVMHRYPDGRFFKGVDDIYTMAERQKKILATAAASLAPGGILVYSTCSLEDEENTGVIEAFLQEHHDFTLERAHPYVDSQYCTSKGYLSITPYTHGMDGIFAARLRKKDASN